One window of the Endomicrobium proavitum genome contains the following:
- a CDS encoding anaerobic ribonucleoside-triphosphate reductase activating protein, with protein sequence MQIGGLQKLSLIDYPGKTAAVIFTQGCGMFCPYCHNPQLVYPELFEKSLDEDEVLSFLKKRQSLLQGAVITGGEPMIQRNLKDFIKRVKNLNYAVKLDTNGAEPEVLKSLIAEKLIDFIAMDIKAPFAKYNLFYKGSVKNIADSISIIKSSNIPHLFRTTYDKNILTQTDLEDIKNLTAPSKHITQECGK encoded by the coding sequence GTGCAAATAGGCGGTTTACAAAAACTATCTTTAATAGACTATCCGGGCAAAACTGCGGCTGTAATTTTTACGCAAGGCTGCGGCATGTTTTGCCCGTATTGCCACAACCCGCAGCTGGTATATCCTGAATTGTTTGAGAAATCTTTAGATGAAGATGAAGTGTTGTCTTTTTTGAAAAAAAGGCAAAGCCTTTTGCAGGGAGCGGTTATCACCGGCGGAGAACCTATGATTCAAAGAAATTTAAAAGATTTCATAAAACGCGTTAAAAATTTAAATTACGCCGTAAAACTTGACACAAACGGCGCAGAACCGGAAGTGTTAAAAAGTTTAATTGCGGAAAAATTAATAGATTTTATAGCCATGGATATAAAAGCGCCTTTTGCAAAATATAATTTATTTTACAAAGGCAGCGTGAAAAATATCGCGGATTCAATTTCAATAATAAAAAGCAGCAATATCCCGCATCTCTTCAGAACAACCTACGACAAAAATATTTTAACGCAAACAGATTTGGAAGATATTAAAAACCTTACCGCCCCGTCAAAACACATAACCCAAGAATGCGGAAAATAG
- the dnaX gene encoding DNA polymerase III subunit gamma/tau → MSYLVLARKFRPQNFDEVLGQEHISQTLKNAITENRIAHAYLFSGPRGCGKTTMARILAKALNCKNGPAAEPCGVCENCLEISKSSNIDVFEIDGASNNGIDNIRELRENVKFAPSHSKYKIYIIDEAHQISTAAFNALLKTLEEPPAHVIFIMATTEQHKIPITILSRCQRYRFKLISSKEIASAIKNIGQKEGFEIDDEALNIVVSASGGSMRDALSLLDQAVSSNTGKITGEYIRSLLGLLPKEIINSVTQDLAKGDIEKILKTVKEISEEGYNILQFARDLRDHLREVMIYSVNPEIAEVSGEEKKVLETQKTLFTVARHVRMNNLLSKALEEMRWHDHPRILLEMYLLKMSEPYYNVGELINKISELEKNVKSAASSDDVPSDFSAKKKADFLNASAAGESLESADLLGIWQEIVSEISQKHPLTSQSLLKTIVKIISPSSIQAAVSNQFDKDGVLEFQEQISKLFLRKTGADIAMKVIIEKAEPQEPKIEEIAQTQSEEQPPSAAQYKVEEDLKETAKIAVPKHIEDIAKKFGGKAKKI, encoded by the coding sequence ATGTCTTATCTTGTTTTAGCGCGTAAATTCCGTCCGCAGAATTTTGACGAAGTTCTTGGGCAGGAACATATCTCGCAAACCCTTAAAAACGCAATTACGGAAAACCGCATTGCGCACGCTTATCTTTTTTCCGGTCCCAGAGGCTGCGGAAAAACTACCATGGCGCGTATTCTTGCAAAAGCTTTAAATTGTAAAAACGGTCCCGCGGCGGAGCCTTGCGGCGTTTGCGAAAATTGTTTGGAAATAAGCAAAAGTTCCAACATTGACGTTTTTGAAATTGACGGCGCGTCCAACAACGGCATAGACAACATCAGAGAGTTAAGAGAAAACGTAAAGTTTGCGCCGTCCCATTCAAAATATAAAATTTACATAATAGACGAAGCGCACCAAATAAGCACAGCGGCTTTTAACGCGCTTCTTAAAACTCTTGAAGAACCGCCCGCCCACGTTATTTTTATAATGGCTACCACCGAGCAGCACAAAATACCTATTACCATTCTTTCAAGATGCCAAAGATACCGTTTCAAACTTATCTCTTCAAAAGAGATTGCTTCGGCAATAAAAAATATCGGGCAGAAAGAAGGTTTTGAAATTGACGACGAAGCGTTAAATATAGTCGTAAGCGCTTCGGGCGGTTCAATGAGGGACGCTTTAAGTTTGTTAGATCAGGCGGTTTCTTCAAATACCGGAAAAATTACCGGCGAATACATAAGAAGTCTTTTGGGGCTTTTGCCTAAAGAAATAATAAATTCCGTAACGCAAGATTTAGCAAAAGGCGACATAGAAAAAATTTTAAAAACCGTTAAAGAAATATCGGAAGAAGGTTATAATATTTTGCAGTTTGCCAGAGATCTGCGCGACCATCTGCGCGAGGTTATGATATATTCCGTAAATCCTGAAATTGCGGAAGTCTCGGGCGAAGAAAAGAAAGTTCTTGAAACGCAAAAAACGCTTTTTACCGTAGCGCGCCACGTGCGAATGAACAATCTTCTTTCAAAAGCGCTGGAAGAAATGCGCTGGCACGACCATCCGCGAATTTTGCTTGAAATGTATCTTTTGAAAATGTCCGAGCCTTACTACAACGTGGGCGAACTTATAAATAAAATTTCAGAACTTGAAAAAAATGTTAAATCTGCAGCTTCTTCGGACGATGTCCCTTCGGATTTTTCCGCTAAAAAAAAAGCTGATTTTTTAAATGCATCCGCCGCGGGCGAATCTTTAGAGTCCGCAGATTTGCTGGGAATTTGGCAGGAAATAGTTTCTGAAATTTCGCAAAAACATCCGTTAACTTCGCAATCCCTCCTGAAAACTATTGTAAAAATAATTTCGCCCTCGTCTATTCAGGCGGCGGTTTCCAACCAGTTTGATAAAGACGGCGTTTTAGAATTTCAAGAACAAATTTCAAAACTTTTCTTGCGCAAAACCGGCGCGGATATTGCCATGAAAGTCATTATAGAAAAAGCCGAACCTCAAGAACCGAAAATTGAAGAAATCGCGCAGACCCAATCTGAAGAGCAGCCTCCGTCTGCAGCGCAATATAAAGTAGAAGAAGATTTAAAAGAAACCGCCAAAATCGCCGTTCCCAAACATATAGAAGATATCGCCAAAAAATTCGGCGGAAAAGCGAAAAAGATTTAG
- a CDS encoding OmpA family protein encodes MKKLLILLAALCIYSDCFAITIGGINSFTDMQFVMQTYFSSASIILDKSILSTGDYGVVAYGDREVQGNNFMLSGNSQYAGFVVSSSATYLVIENLKMQDFNTALSGGALNLTAGITTIKDSLFVSNTAALKGGAIYVENSTLVFNTSSLTEFSQNSDIGGANAVYIGQNAIVQFDTIQNANVNMYDSVSSDLGTNGNLRITGLGNFNLYRTSLLAGTDIEIGGAGIVYGVLNLKDGSGLEAKSINNRQYGVFNMSDGYANVVRTGNFDSQGALKIDVFLNGTNDVVEASGNIDLSNGDLYVTLNQFMSDRFDRLDYKIISYAGSVAGLFGNVYFSSNTYNSYNIDVGVLNPNWITLSLFGAGRATNFLSFTKTRNEKEVSQAYDFLSQYTVTGTDLDNIINAIHIMNGSAARAALTAASGYFLPNVIRSAVSANDSKQIYDKIRISLRNSQQSDGVWAQLTGANKKFAEDENSPENFVSAETGVIAGYGKTLNDKDGVLGVFAKYNKQNISQGSNNADVSAVGAGGYFGLQKPTYELKAVISMGYDSFETHRYIDFAQRTANAKFGGFQIGADIQGDLKFKLSDVFEEIDDSVDLKPYAGLSAKSDFYQTIQETGAESLDLTVNGGAYTRIIARVGVEVGRVVGKWNWYANMEYNRFLSGAQPDINASFRGTNVGFNPVGTYEGGNIFELGAGANYMIFSNTYLFAKADMQTAARRYDIFGHLGVNYFFGGAANKSAKTINASSELDDIRARIQQLKVELERLRAREGQTTLRTELDSIKKQIAQIEAQLDALRKAEYERRPPREEILNKITVNEQANKDLAANYRRQDPQIRSYRLAMTNFKVGSSQLTFTAKGNIKYQAEYLKNTGYNKIVIEGHTDSSGNRNANIALSSKRAKAIYDEFIKNGIDKNKIGYIGMGEAMPIDTNKTAKGRMANRRAEVFIE; translated from the coding sequence GTGAAAAAACTTTTAATTTTACTGGCAGCGCTTTGCATTTATTCCGATTGTTTTGCCATAACCATAGGCGGTATAAATAGTTTTACGGATATGCAGTTTGTAATGCAGACATATTTTTCAAGCGCTTCTATAATTCTTGATAAATCTATTCTTTCAACAGGAGATTACGGCGTAGTTGCATACGGCGATAGAGAGGTGCAAGGCAATAATTTTATGTTAAGCGGCAACTCGCAATATGCCGGGTTTGTCGTTTCGTCGTCAGCAACATATTTGGTTATTGAAAATTTAAAAATGCAGGATTTTAATACGGCTTTATCCGGCGGCGCTTTGAATTTAACTGCCGGAATTACGACAATTAAAGATTCTTTGTTTGTCTCAAACACAGCCGCTTTAAAAGGCGGAGCAATATACGTAGAAAACTCAACGCTTGTTTTTAATACTTCTTCTCTTACGGAGTTTTCTCAAAACAGCGATATTGGCGGCGCAAACGCCGTTTACATAGGGCAAAACGCAATAGTTCAATTTGACACAATACAAAATGCCAATGTAAATATGTATGATTCCGTTTCAAGCGATTTGGGAACAAACGGAAATTTGCGCATAACCGGTTTGGGAAATTTTAATCTTTACCGGACAAGTTTGCTTGCCGGAACAGATATTGAAATAGGCGGCGCGGGCATTGTTTACGGCGTGTTAAATCTTAAAGACGGAAGCGGTCTTGAGGCTAAAAGTATTAACAACCGTCAATACGGCGTTTTCAACATGTCTGACGGCTATGCAAATGTTGTAAGAACCGGAAATTTTGACAGCCAAGGCGCGTTAAAAATAGACGTTTTTTTAAACGGCACAAACGATGTTGTTGAAGCAAGCGGCAACATTGATTTGTCAAACGGCGACTTGTATGTAACTTTAAATCAATTTATGTCCGACAGATTTGACAGATTGGATTATAAAATAATTTCTTACGCTGGTTCCGTTGCGGGACTTTTTGGCAACGTTTATTTTAGTTCAAATACTTACAATAGTTATAATATTGACGTAGGCGTTTTAAATCCGAATTGGATAACGCTTAGTCTTTTTGGGGCAGGCAGAGCAACTAATTTTTTATCTTTTACCAAAACAAGAAATGAAAAAGAAGTTTCTCAAGCTTACGATTTTCTTTCACAATACACTGTAACCGGCACAGATTTAGACAATATAATAAACGCTATACATATTATGAATGGAAGCGCCGCGCGCGCTGCGCTTACGGCGGCAAGCGGATATTTTTTGCCAAACGTTATAAGAAGCGCGGTTTCGGCAAACGACTCAAAACAAATTTACGATAAAATTAGAATATCATTGCGAAACTCTCAGCAAAGCGACGGAGTTTGGGCACAGCTTACCGGCGCAAATAAAAAATTTGCCGAAGATGAAAATTCGCCGGAAAATTTTGTAAGCGCAGAAACCGGAGTTATTGCGGGATACGGAAAAACGCTTAATGACAAAGACGGAGTTCTTGGGGTTTTTGCAAAATACAATAAGCAAAATATATCTCAAGGTTCAAATAACGCAGACGTCTCCGCCGTAGGCGCCGGCGGATACTTTGGTTTGCAAAAGCCGACATACGAATTGAAAGCTGTTATTTCCATGGGTTATGACAGTTTTGAAACGCACAGATATATTGATTTTGCGCAAAGAACAGCCAATGCGAAATTCGGCGGATTTCAAATAGGCGCAGATATTCAGGGCGATCTGAAATTTAAACTCAGCGATGTATTTGAAGAGATTGACGACTCGGTTGATTTAAAACCGTATGCTGGACTTTCCGCAAAAAGCGATTTTTATCAAACAATACAAGAAACGGGCGCCGAAAGTTTAGATTTAACGGTTAACGGCGGAGCATATACGCGCATTATCGCAAGAGTTGGCGTGGAAGTAGGAAGAGTTGTGGGAAAATGGAATTGGTATGCCAATATGGAATATAACCGTTTTCTTTCCGGAGCCCAGCCCGACATAAACGCTTCTTTTAGAGGAACAAACGTCGGCTTTAACCCGGTGGGAACTTACGAGGGCGGAAATATTTTTGAGTTGGGAGCCGGCGCAAACTATATGATTTTCAGCAATACGTATCTTTTTGCAAAAGCGGATATGCAAACTGCCGCCCGCCGGTATGATATTTTCGGACATCTCGGCGTTAATTATTTTTTTGGAGGCGCCGCAAACAAATCCGCAAAAACAATAAATGCCAGCAGCGAGCTTGACGATATTAGAGCAAGAATACAACAGTTAAAAGTGGAATTGGAACGCTTGCGCGCAAGAGAAGGACAGACTACTTTGAGAACAGAGCTGGATTCCATAAAAAAGCAAATAGCGCAAATAGAAGCGCAGCTTGACGCTTTGCGTAAAGCGGAATATGAAAGAAGGCCGCCGAGAGAAGAAATTTTAAACAAAATTACCGTTAACGAGCAAGCAAATAAAGATCTTGCCGCAAATTACAGAAGGCAAGATCCTCAAATACGCTCTTATCGTTTAGCGATGACAAATTTTAAGGTAGGCAGTAGTCAGCTTACGTTTACGGCAAAAGGAAATATCAAATATCAGGCAGAATATCTTAAAAACACGGGCTATAATAAGATTGTTATTGAAGGACATACGGATTCAAGCGGTAACAGAAACGCAAACATAGCTTTATCAAGCAAAAGGGCGAAAGCTATTTACGACGAGTTTATTAAAAACGGAATAGATAAAAATAAAATAGGTTATATCGGAATGGGCGAAGCAATGCCTATAGATACAAATAAAACGGCAAAAGGAAGAATGGCAAACCGCAGAGCGGAAGTTTTTATTGAATAA
- a CDS encoding flavodoxin family protein, whose amino-acid sequence MKVLLINGSPNEKGCTQTALSEVAKTINDGGIETEFYHIGKEPMQGCIACRKCAQLGKCVFNDGVNEIISKAKNFDGLVLGSPVYYASANGSLLAFLDRLFFAGGGYFAFKPAAAVVSARRAGTTCALDRLNKYFTISQMPIASSQYWNMVHGNNPDEVKQDLEGLQTMRTLGKNLAWLIKSIDAAKKAGVPFPEAEEFRQRTNFIR is encoded by the coding sequence ATGAAAGTTTTGCTTATAAACGGAAGTCCTAACGAAAAAGGCTGCACGCAGACGGCTCTTTCGGAAGTTGCAAAAACTATAAACGACGGCGGCATTGAAACTGAATTTTACCATATAGGAAAAGAACCTATGCAGGGTTGTATAGCGTGCAGAAAATGCGCTCAGCTTGGCAAATGCGTTTTTAACGACGGAGTAAATGAAATAATATCTAAAGCAAAAAATTTTGACGGACTTGTTTTGGGTTCGCCCGTTTATTACGCTTCGGCTAACGGAAGTTTGCTTGCGTTTTTAGACAGATTGTTTTTTGCCGGAGGCGGGTATTTTGCGTTTAAACCAGCAGCCGCCGTAGTTTCCGCAAGGCGAGCCGGCACAACGTGCGCGTTAGACCGCTTAAATAAATATTTTACAATTTCACAAATGCCCATAGCTTCTTCTCAATATTGGAATATGGTTCACGGGAATAATCCCGACGAAGTAAAACAAGATTTGGAAGGTTTGCAAACAATGAGAACTCTCGGCAAAAATTTGGCGTGGCTTATAAAATCTATAGACGCCGCAAAAAAAGCAGGAGTACCTTTTCCCGAAGCCGAAGAATTTCGTCAAAGGACAAATTTTATAAGATAA
- the nifJ gene encoding pyruvate:ferredoxin (flavodoxin) oxidoreductase, translated as MSKKLTAMDGNTAVAHVAHATNEVIAIYPITPSSVMGEICDAKSAKGETNIWGNTPIVSELQSEGGASGTVHGALSAGAMTTTFTASQGLLLMIPNMYKIAGELTPTVFHVSARALATNALSIFGDHSDVMSVRQTGWAMLASANPQEAMDFSLVSQSSALRSRIPFLHFFDGFRTSHELNMVDVLSKDQIKSMIDDNLIADHRKRAMNPEYPTIRGTAQNPDVYFQGREAVNAYYDKVPAIVKEEFAKFEKLTGRKYDLFEYIGDADAETVVVIMASGADVAQTAIECLKGQKVGVLKIRLFRPFSGVDFINAFPKTTKKIAVLDRTKEPGSLGEPLFQDVTSAFLTIEGRAKFPVTPLIVGGRYGIGSKEFTPPMVKAAIDNVNAKEPVTGFILGIEDDLGGKSLKTPLACAGMEDKSYGALFFGLGSDGTVGANKNTMKIISSQTDNLAQGYFVYDSKKAGSMTTSHIRFGKEYIRAPYLIETADFIGVHLFSFLEKYDVLGKAKLGATVLINAPYKADEVWNKLPKEVQKQIIDKKLKVYTIDASHIALKTGMGARTNTIMQTAFFGLIPTVIEKDKAIAAIKDAIKKTYSKKGDEVVQKNYGAVDAALAGVSQLQYPAEVTSTIIRTPAVPADAPKFVKEVLADMIVYQGDGLPTSKIPADGVFPTGTTQYEKRNIAIQCPSWDSSICIQCGICSLVCPHAAIRMKAYNESELKNAPATFKSADGKADLAGLKVTVQVAVEDCTGCAACVTNCPAKNKEDATKKAINMVDQLPLRATEPENFKFFLGVKSADVKTKRESVKGSQLQTPLFEFSGACAGCGETPYVKLLTQLHGDHIAIANATGCSSIYGGNLPTTPYTKRADGRGPAWANSLFEDNAEFGLGIRLAYDQLAGDAVALLKEIKETELKSSAALVDEILNASQTTTAEIDAQRARVAKLKEVAKGNQRLLALADYLVKKSVWVLGGDGWAYDIGYGGLDHVLASGKNVKILVMDTEVYSNTGGQMSKATPMGAVALFAAGGKNLPKKDLGMISMTYGNIYVAQICMGANMNQAVQALAEAEAYDGPAIVIAYSHCIAHGIDMSKGMLEAKKAVQSGRWILYRFNPELKAKGLNPLKIDSGEPTTTVADFMGGENRFKALAKANPEKAKALLEEATGEYNWRRSVYKQLATMACDTGKKDEAKA; from the coding sequence ATGTCTAAAAAGTTAACTGCTATGGACGGCAATACTGCCGTTGCTCATGTAGCGCATGCAACAAATGAAGTAATCGCCATTTATCCTATTACGCCTTCGTCGGTTATGGGCGAAATTTGCGACGCAAAAAGCGCAAAAGGCGAAACAAATATTTGGGGAAATACCCCTATAGTAAGCGAATTGCAGTCTGAAGGCGGCGCGTCGGGAACGGTTCACGGAGCGCTTTCCGCAGGAGCAATGACAACAACTTTTACGGCGTCGCAGGGACTTCTTTTGATGATTCCGAACATGTATAAAATCGCCGGCGAACTTACGCCTACGGTTTTTCACGTTTCGGCGCGCGCCTTGGCAACAAACGCGCTGTCAATTTTCGGCGACCATTCGGACGTTATGTCCGTTCGTCAAACGGGCTGGGCTATGCTTGCTTCGGCTAATCCGCAGGAAGCAATGGATTTCTCGCTGGTGTCGCAGTCTTCCGCTTTAAGATCCCGCATTCCTTTCCTCCACTTTTTTGACGGTTTCAGAACATCTCACGAACTTAACATGGTTGACGTTTTAAGCAAAGACCAAATAAAATCAATGATAGACGACAACTTAATTGCCGACCACCGCAAAAGAGCAATGAACCCGGAATACCCCACAATTCGCGGAACGGCTCAAAACCCGGACGTTTACTTTCAGGGCAGAGAAGCGGTTAATGCGTATTACGACAAAGTTCCCGCAATAGTAAAAGAAGAGTTTGCAAAATTTGAAAAATTAACTGGCAGAAAATATGATTTGTTTGAATATATCGGCGACGCGGACGCGGAAACCGTTGTAGTTATTATGGCGTCGGGCGCGGATGTTGCTCAAACCGCAATTGAATGTCTTAAAGGTCAAAAAGTAGGCGTATTAAAAATAAGATTGTTCAGACCTTTCAGCGGCGTTGATTTTATTAACGCTTTCCCTAAAACAACAAAAAAAATAGCCGTTCTTGACAGAACAAAAGAACCGGGGTCTCTGGGCGAGCCTCTTTTTCAAGACGTAACGTCGGCGTTTTTAACAATAGAAGGCAGAGCAAAATTCCCCGTAACTCCTCTTATAGTGGGCGGACGTTACGGAATAGGTTCAAAAGAGTTTACTCCTCCTATGGTTAAAGCGGCAATTGACAACGTCAACGCGAAAGAACCGGTAACGGGCTTTATTTTGGGAATAGAAGACGACCTCGGCGGTAAATCTCTTAAAACTCCGCTTGCCTGCGCGGGCATGGAAGATAAATCTTACGGAGCGTTGTTTTTCGGGCTTGGTTCCGACGGCACCGTGGGCGCAAATAAAAACACAATGAAAATTATAAGCTCTCAAACGGATAATCTTGCGCAGGGCTATTTTGTTTACGATTCAAAAAAAGCCGGTTCAATGACAACTTCGCACATACGTTTCGGCAAGGAATATATCCGCGCTCCTTATTTAATTGAAACCGCGGATTTTATAGGCGTTCACTTGTTTTCTTTCCTTGAAAAATACGATGTTCTCGGCAAAGCAAAACTCGGCGCGACGGTTTTAATAAACGCTCCCTACAAAGCGGACGAAGTTTGGAATAAACTTCCCAAAGAAGTTCAGAAGCAGATAATAGATAAAAAACTTAAAGTTTACACAATAGACGCTTCGCACATAGCTCTTAAAACCGGCATGGGCGCGCGCACAAATACTATAATGCAGACGGCATTTTTCGGACTTATTCCTACGGTTATAGAAAAAGATAAAGCAATAGCCGCAATTAAAGACGCAATTAAAAAAACATATTCCAAAAAAGGCGACGAAGTTGTTCAGAAAAACTACGGCGCGGTTGACGCGGCTTTGGCGGGCGTTTCGCAATTGCAATATCCTGCCGAAGTAACTTCAACAATTATCCGCACGCCTGCGGTTCCGGCGGACGCTCCTAAATTTGTAAAAGAAGTTTTGGCGGATATGATAGTTTATCAGGGCGACGGGCTTCCCACTTCAAAAATTCCCGCCGACGGAGTATTTCCTACGGGAACAACGCAATACGAAAAAAGAAACATCGCAATACAATGCCCGTCTTGGGATTCTTCAATATGTATTCAGTGCGGAATTTGTTCTTTGGTTTGCCCTCACGCGGCAATTCGTATGAAAGCTTACAACGAAAGCGAACTTAAAAACGCTCCCGCAACGTTTAAATCTGCCGACGGAAAAGCAGATTTGGCCGGCTTAAAAGTAACCGTTCAGGTAGCGGTTGAAGATTGCACGGGCTGCGCGGCATGCGTTACAAACTGTCCTGCAAAAAATAAAGAAGACGCGACAAAGAAAGCAATCAACATGGTTGATCAGCTTCCTTTAAGAGCTACGGAACCCGAAAACTTTAAATTTTTCTTAGGAGTAAAATCGGCGGACGTTAAAACAAAACGCGAAAGCGTTAAAGGCTCGCAGCTTCAGACTCCTCTTTTTGAGTTCTCCGGAGCTTGCGCAGGCTGCGGCGAAACGCCTTATGTTAAATTGTTAACGCAGCTTCACGGAGACCACATTGCAATAGCAAACGCTACCGGCTGCTCTTCAATTTACGGCGGCAACTTGCCTACAACTCCTTACACAAAACGCGCCGATGGCAGAGGCCCGGCATGGGCTAACTCGCTGTTTGAAGATAACGCGGAGTTCGGCTTGGGAATTCGTTTAGCATACGACCAGCTTGCCGGCGACGCCGTTGCATTGCTTAAAGAAATAAAAGAAACGGAACTTAAATCATCGGCGGCTTTGGTTGACGAAATTCTCAACGCTTCGCAAACCACAACCGCAGAAATAGACGCTCAAAGAGCAAGAGTTGCAAAACTTAAAGAAGTTGCCAAAGGCAACCAACGCCTTCTTGCGTTAGCCGATTATCTCGTTAAAAAATCCGTTTGGGTTTTGGGCGGCGACGGATGGGCTTACGATATAGGCTACGGCGGTTTAGACCACGTTCTTGCAAGCGGTAAAAATGTAAAAATTTTGGTTATGGATACCGAAGTTTATTCTAACACCGGCGGACAGATGTCAAAAGCAACGCCTATGGGCGCGGTAGCGCTGTTTGCAGCCGGCGGAAAAAATCTTCCTAAAAAAGATTTGGGCATGATATCAATGACTTACGGAAATATTTACGTTGCGCAAATTTGCATGGGCGCAAATATGAATCAGGCGGTGCAGGCTCTTGCGGAAGCCGAAGCTTACGACGGTCCTGCGATTGTTATAGCTTATTCTCATTGCATAGCGCACGGCATAGATATGAGCAAAGGTATGCTTGAAGCTAAAAAAGCCGTTCAAAGCGGAAGATGGATACTCTACAGATTCAATCCGGAATTAAAAGCCAAAGGATTAAATCCTTTAAAAATTGACAGCGGCGAACCTACGACAACCGTTGCGGATTTCATGGGCGGAGAAAACAGATTCAAAGCTCTTGCAAAAGCAAACCCGGAAAAAGCAAAAGCGTTGCTTGAAGAAGCGACCGGCGAATATAATTGGCGCAGAAGCGTTTACAAACAGCTTGCGACAATGGCTTGCGATACCGGAAAAAAAGACGAAGCTAAAGCATAA
- the recR gene encoding recombination mediator RecR codes for MNRPQAIERMVEIIKKLPGVGPKMAERLSYHIIKMPPAEVERLIDSIQKARQTMKCCSACYNLSETDPCPVCADSSRDKNTICVVETPQDLIAVSKVKDYKGLYFVLGGALSPLDAVGPEDIRVAQLIKRLKSDKISEVILATDTDSKGEITAVYLSELIKPFGVKVTRLGYGLPVGGDIEYADEVTISRAIAGRKEM; via the coding sequence ATGAACAGACCGCAGGCTATTGAAAGAATGGTGGAAATAATAAAAAAGCTTCCCGGCGTAGGTCCTAAAATGGCGGAGCGGTTGAGCTATCACATTATAAAAATGCCGCCGGCGGAAGTTGAGCGTCTTATAGATTCAATTCAAAAAGCGCGCCAAACCATGAAATGCTGCAGCGCCTGCTACAATTTAAGCGAAACCGACCCCTGCCCCGTTTGCGCCGATTCTTCAAGAGACAAAAATACAATATGCGTTGTTGAAACCCCTCAAGATTTAATTGCCGTAAGCAAAGTTAAAGATTATAAAGGTTTGTATTTTGTGCTTGGCGGCGCGCTTTCGCCTTTGGACGCCGTGGGGCCTGAAGATATACGCGTTGCTCAGTTGATAAAAAGGTTAAAAAGTGATAAAATCAGCGAGGTTATCCTTGCCACAGATACCGACTCAAAAGGCGAAATCACGGCTGTTTATCTTTCTGAACTAATAAAACCATTCGGAGTTAAAGTTACAAGGCTCGGTTACGGGCTTCCTGTCGGCGGAGATATAGAGTATGCCGACGAAGTTACCATCTCGCGCGCCATTGCCGGCAGAAAGGAAATGTAA